The Porites lutea chromosome 4, jaPorLute2.1, whole genome shotgun sequence genome contains a region encoding:
- the LOC140935230 gene encoding QRFP-like peptide receptor isoform X3: protein MTFMGNSSWNDTNLTKSDKIQGIIPADAITENIRIMMTSLYAISFLAALVGNSLGVYIICWKCGTIKAATNLLIANLAFSNLLITLIVMPMSVTYLYIGNRWHSGIAGTITCKFTQYLFLFPIATSILTILVVSIDRFFAVFYPLKGQVFRRPKTMTASIWICSAILMSPALAIFQVVSDGDESWSCVLYFGENQQRADTLFKVYYSLIFVVLYLLPLLIISILYSLVCYKLYIRRLPGNTGAQAYKIAVEKAKRKVIKVLVMIVAVFALCWFPAHAMHYLIAFDRDGYSKIPSYLFPLFLWISHSNSAIDPFLYILLSHNFRREFRKVINQCGLYKKKKSFHRRLSKLSINLSKRNWDTRRISSRKSGSNFWSFRRTDLYKAELDEERNGKYNIQHLNAANEKPVVEELLRAAPLGDHVL from the exons ATGACTTTCATGGGAAATTCTTCTTGGAATGACACGAACTTGACCAAAT ctgaTAAAATCCAAGGGATTATACCAGCCGACGCAATAACGGAAAACATAAGAATCATGATGACGTCACTATATGCGATCTCTTTCCTTGCTGCACTTGTTGGAAACTCCCTTGGAGTGTACATCATATGTTGGAAATGTGGAACTATCAAAGCAGCCACCAATCTACTAATAGCAAACCTTGCTTTTTCCAATTTGCTCATCACTTTAATTGTCATGCCCATGTCGGTGACGTACCTGTACATCGGAAACCGCTGGCATTCGGGGATCGCAGGAACCATAACTTGCAAGTTCACCCAATATCTGTTCTTGTTTCCCATCGCCACATCCATCCTGACCATATTGGTGGTGTCTATAGATCGTTTCTTTGCTGTGTTCTACCCGTTGAAAGGGCAAGTTTTTCGTAGGCCCAAGACCATGACAGCCTCGATTTGGATTTGTTCGGCGATACTCATGAGTCCAGCCCTGGCAATTTTCCAGGTGGTCTCTGACGGCGACGAATCATGGTCCTGTGTACTCTACTTTGGCGAAAATCAACAAAGGGCCGACACCCTTTTTAAAGTGTATTACAGCCTcatttttgttgtgctttattTGTTGCCTCTACTTATTATTTCTATTCTGTACTCGCTTGTTTGCTACAAACTTTACATCCGAAGACTACCCGGGAACACAGGAGCCCAAGCGTATAAGATTGCAGTGGAGAAGGCGAAACGCAAGGTTATCAAAGTGCTTGTTATGATAGTGGCCGTGTTTGCGCTGTGCTGGTTTCCCGCTCATGCGATGCATTATCTCATTGCATTCGATAGAGACGGTTATTCTAAAATTCCCTCTTATCTTTTCCCCTTATTTCTGTGGATCTCTCACTCAAACAGTGCCATCGACCCATTTTTATACATACTACTAAGCCACAATTTTCGTAGAGAGTTTCGCAAGGTTATAAATCAATGTGGTCTttataagaagaagaaaagttTTCACAGGCGCCTCTCGAAACTCTCAATTAACTTATCGAAAAGAAATTGGGATACGAGACGCATAAGTTCTCGTAAGAGTGGTTCCAATTTCTGGTCGTTCCGCAGAACTGATCTGTACAAAGCGGAATTGGACGAGGAAAGAAATGGAAAATACAATATTCAACATTTGAACGCAGCTAACGAAAAACCAGTTGTAGAAGAACTTCTCAGAGCAGCGCCCTTGGGTGATCATGTTTTGTAG
- the LOC140935230 gene encoding QRFP-like peptide receptor isoform X2 → MVLTDKMTFMGNSSWNDTNLTKSDKIQGIIPADAITENIRIMMTSLYAISFLAALVGNSLGVYIICWKCGTIKAATNLLIANLAFSNLLITLIVMPMSVTYLYIGNRWHSGIAGTITCKFTQYLFLFPIATSILTILVVSIDRFFAVFYPLKGQVFRRPKTMTASIWICSAILMSPALAIFQVVSDGDESWSCVLYFGENQQRADTLFKVYYSLIFVVLYLLPLLIISILYSLVCYKLYIRRLPGNTGAQAYKIAVEKAKRKVIKVLVMIVAVFALCWFPAHAMHYLIAFDRDGYSKIPSYLFPLFLWISHSNSAIDPFLYILLSHNFRREFRKVINQCGLYKKKKSFHRRLSKLSINLSKRNWDTRRISSRKSGSNFWSFRRTDLYKAELDEERNGKYNIQHLNAANEKPVVEELLRAAPLGDHVL, encoded by the exons atggtgttgacag ACAAGATGACTTTCATGGGAAATTCTTCTTGGAATGACACGAACTTGACCAAAT ctgaTAAAATCCAAGGGATTATACCAGCCGACGCAATAACGGAAAACATAAGAATCATGATGACGTCACTATATGCGATCTCTTTCCTTGCTGCACTTGTTGGAAACTCCCTTGGAGTGTACATCATATGTTGGAAATGTGGAACTATCAAAGCAGCCACCAATCTACTAATAGCAAACCTTGCTTTTTCCAATTTGCTCATCACTTTAATTGTCATGCCCATGTCGGTGACGTACCTGTACATCGGAAACCGCTGGCATTCGGGGATCGCAGGAACCATAACTTGCAAGTTCACCCAATATCTGTTCTTGTTTCCCATCGCCACATCCATCCTGACCATATTGGTGGTGTCTATAGATCGTTTCTTTGCTGTGTTCTACCCGTTGAAAGGGCAAGTTTTTCGTAGGCCCAAGACCATGACAGCCTCGATTTGGATTTGTTCGGCGATACTCATGAGTCCAGCCCTGGCAATTTTCCAGGTGGTCTCTGACGGCGACGAATCATGGTCCTGTGTACTCTACTTTGGCGAAAATCAACAAAGGGCCGACACCCTTTTTAAAGTGTATTACAGCCTcatttttgttgtgctttattTGTTGCCTCTACTTATTATTTCTATTCTGTACTCGCTTGTTTGCTACAAACTTTACATCCGAAGACTACCCGGGAACACAGGAGCCCAAGCGTATAAGATTGCAGTGGAGAAGGCGAAACGCAAGGTTATCAAAGTGCTTGTTATGATAGTGGCCGTGTTTGCGCTGTGCTGGTTTCCCGCTCATGCGATGCATTATCTCATTGCATTCGATAGAGACGGTTATTCTAAAATTCCCTCTTATCTTTTCCCCTTATTTCTGTGGATCTCTCACTCAAACAGTGCCATCGACCCATTTTTATACATACTACTAAGCCACAATTTTCGTAGAGAGTTTCGCAAGGTTATAAATCAATGTGGTCTttataagaagaagaaaagttTTCACAGGCGCCTCTCGAAACTCTCAATTAACTTATCGAAAAGAAATTGGGATACGAGACGCATAAGTTCTCGTAAGAGTGGTTCCAATTTCTGGTCGTTCCGCAGAACTGATCTGTACAAAGCGGAATTGGACGAGGAAAGAAATGGAAAATACAATATTCAACATTTGAACGCAGCTAACGAAAAACCAGTTGTAGAAGAACTTCTCAGAGCAGCGCCCTTGGGTGATCATGTTTTGTAG
- the LOC140935230 gene encoding QRFP-like peptide receptor isoform X1 — protein MEACLCDIHKMTFMGNSSWNDTNLTKSDKIQGIIPADAITENIRIMMTSLYAISFLAALVGNSLGVYIICWKCGTIKAATNLLIANLAFSNLLITLIVMPMSVTYLYIGNRWHSGIAGTITCKFTQYLFLFPIATSILTILVVSIDRFFAVFYPLKGQVFRRPKTMTASIWICSAILMSPALAIFQVVSDGDESWSCVLYFGENQQRADTLFKVYYSLIFVVLYLLPLLIISILYSLVCYKLYIRRLPGNTGAQAYKIAVEKAKRKVIKVLVMIVAVFALCWFPAHAMHYLIAFDRDGYSKIPSYLFPLFLWISHSNSAIDPFLYILLSHNFRREFRKVINQCGLYKKKKSFHRRLSKLSINLSKRNWDTRRISSRKSGSNFWSFRRTDLYKAELDEERNGKYNIQHLNAANEKPVVEELLRAAPLGDHVL, from the exons ATGGAAGCGTGCCTCTGTGACATCC ACAAGATGACTTTCATGGGAAATTCTTCTTGGAATGACACGAACTTGACCAAAT ctgaTAAAATCCAAGGGATTATACCAGCCGACGCAATAACGGAAAACATAAGAATCATGATGACGTCACTATATGCGATCTCTTTCCTTGCTGCACTTGTTGGAAACTCCCTTGGAGTGTACATCATATGTTGGAAATGTGGAACTATCAAAGCAGCCACCAATCTACTAATAGCAAACCTTGCTTTTTCCAATTTGCTCATCACTTTAATTGTCATGCCCATGTCGGTGACGTACCTGTACATCGGAAACCGCTGGCATTCGGGGATCGCAGGAACCATAACTTGCAAGTTCACCCAATATCTGTTCTTGTTTCCCATCGCCACATCCATCCTGACCATATTGGTGGTGTCTATAGATCGTTTCTTTGCTGTGTTCTACCCGTTGAAAGGGCAAGTTTTTCGTAGGCCCAAGACCATGACAGCCTCGATTTGGATTTGTTCGGCGATACTCATGAGTCCAGCCCTGGCAATTTTCCAGGTGGTCTCTGACGGCGACGAATCATGGTCCTGTGTACTCTACTTTGGCGAAAATCAACAAAGGGCCGACACCCTTTTTAAAGTGTATTACAGCCTcatttttgttgtgctttattTGTTGCCTCTACTTATTATTTCTATTCTGTACTCGCTTGTTTGCTACAAACTTTACATCCGAAGACTACCCGGGAACACAGGAGCCCAAGCGTATAAGATTGCAGTGGAGAAGGCGAAACGCAAGGTTATCAAAGTGCTTGTTATGATAGTGGCCGTGTTTGCGCTGTGCTGGTTTCCCGCTCATGCGATGCATTATCTCATTGCATTCGATAGAGACGGTTATTCTAAAATTCCCTCTTATCTTTTCCCCTTATTTCTGTGGATCTCTCACTCAAACAGTGCCATCGACCCATTTTTATACATACTACTAAGCCACAATTTTCGTAGAGAGTTTCGCAAGGTTATAAATCAATGTGGTCTttataagaagaagaaaagttTTCACAGGCGCCTCTCGAAACTCTCAATTAACTTATCGAAAAGAAATTGGGATACGAGACGCATAAGTTCTCGTAAGAGTGGTTCCAATTTCTGGTCGTTCCGCAGAACTGATCTGTACAAAGCGGAATTGGACGAGGAAAGAAATGGAAAATACAATATTCAACATTTGAACGCAGCTAACGAAAAACCAGTTGTAGAAGAACTTCTCAGAGCAGCGCCCTTGGGTGATCATGTTTTGTAG